The genomic region GTCTCTGAAATTACAAGTGTGTGCATTGTCTGCAAACAAGGAAGTATAGTTTCAGTCTTATATAAAGGTATGCAGGTTGAATAAAAGGAGTTGGGAGTTTACATTGGAAAGACCTCTCCCTCTCTGAGCTGCTGCCTGTCAGCAAAGAGACCACTAAGACAGAGTAAGGCAGCATCAGATATGTCCTCCTGTTCACTCTCACCACCTTATTCACAAAGCCGTGCTCACCTGCCATTCTTCTTTGCGTCTCTGGATCTCCTTCTGCAGATCTGCTATTTTATTTCTGCCAGCCAGCACCACTTCAGCCAACTTagcactcctctcctcctcctctttcaggGTATTCTGGAGGATCTTGCGCTGTTTCAGAAGGTATGGCGCAATGACACTGCGGACATCTTGCTCAGGGATTCCGCTGGGCCGCCTGAACAAGAGATGGTAAAATGGAAAACGTGAGAATGATGAtttgtttggctttttaaaaaattgtaagccactttgagtctcgcTTTgcaagagaaaagtgggataaaaatatccAAATAAGTGACCAGTTCagagtctcccccctccccacccaatctCAAGGGAAGAGGTTGCACTGGAGATGGGACAGaaactagaaactaaaatgacctGTTTCCCACGTGTTGCTGCAAAGCCAGCAAATAATCTTGTGGCACTTTAGAGATGaaaagatttattgtggcatacatTTTCACAGACTCCTGTCTGCACAATGCCAGCTAATAAACTGAGCTTGAGTTCATGAAAGTTTACGCCACAATAAACCTGTTTGTCTTTAAGGAACTGCAAGAGCCTGTGCTGTTTTATGTTGACCAGGGAATTAACGCCTTTGGCTGTACGGAAGAAATAACAAAGTCAGAGCTTTTTAGTTAATAAAACGGTGACAAACAAAGCACAATAAAGCGTTATCAAATtaacaacttttatttttatgatgGCTGCCTTTCTTCAcaccaaatatttatttttggtctttgtgtctttttaaaaaaaaaactgtattgGCTTAGTTTGTGGGATCCACAACAGGTCAAAAAACAGGGCAAGGTTGCACCTTTACTTTTTACCAACAGTTGTTAAGCAATgagctaaatggaacttccatgtttcaAGGCATTGTATCAGCTGCTGGAGTGAAAGTACAAAGGCTACTACTGGAATGAAAGTACAAAGGCTTTGTACTTGGGTTGCGTGATTTCTAAAAAGGATATAACTGgctacatgcccccccccccccccaaaaaaaaaaaacctgagttggcTGACTGCTAGTTTAACCTGGTAAGACAATTATGTCAAACAATTCACTCCTTACCATGCAGGTGTTTCTCTCTGCTTTGCATCCTCCACAAGCTTATCCAGTGCTCTAAAATGTGCCTCAAGATTCCCTTCTTCCTTCAAGTCACTGATCTCCTTCTGAATCATGAAGAGAAAGAGATACTCTGCTGCTGTCACAGCAACATATGTGAGCCCCTCTTTCTAACTTTGCACAGGAGTGTGCAGGTGAGGAGTTCTCTTCTCCCCAAGCTATCTACTGTTCAGCCAACAAAAGGGATTCTTAATCCCTATTAATTCACTGATGACAGCACTGACCCTGTAACGTAGGCTGTTATACCTACTTGCAAAGCAAGGCTGCAAACAATGTTTATGAAATGTGGCAGTTTAAACGGGACCAAAAGGTTTAGACAGTCCCTAATTTAGCTCTTTTTTATGCAGAGGAATTTTTCTAAAATTATATTCATATGCATTATTgtaataaaatagaagaaaacCATTACAGTAAGCAGAAAACAATGTTATCCAAAATGCACCCTATTCTTCTTGTGGGATCAAAATGGTTGAAGGTTTGCACAAGAAATCCAAGTAGGTCCAATGAGAATTCTGTCCTTGCTGTTGTGTCTATTGCTACCATGGTCTTTTTTTAGATATCTGTTAAGCTACTGGACAAAGCTACTTTAGATGCAAAAAGAACACTGCCCActtcctttagagcagtggttctcaacctgtgggtcgcgacccctttgggggtcgaatgaccctttcacaggggttgcctaagactctctgcatcagtgttctccaactgtaaatggataaatgttagggttgggggtcaccacaacatgaggaactgtattaaagggtcgcggcattaggaaggttgagaaccactgctttagaggcaCCCAACAAGGAAGAGCtatggctcagttcagacatcatACCATATCACGTCCAAGGAAGTTTAACTATGGTTTGGGATTCTTTCTGAACTGAGAACAGCTGGCAAAGAACGATCGGAAATGACTGCAAGTGGGTTTTGGTAAAGCACGGTTTATGTCAGTTATGAATGAGCGCGACATGTGAATTGCAAAAACCTTAATTACAGCTGTTGCTCTGCCCCAAAACAGGCCCACGTGGGACAGAAATGGCATACTGAGCCAACAGAAACacgaaaacaaacaaacatcttgAAGTTATGATATGCCTGGGGCGTGCTTGGAAGCAAAACCGGCAGTTCAGACGCCAAGCCATGGCTCAGCGTGCTGTGTGAGATAGCTTTCAAAGAACAACATACAATTATCTTAAGAGCATGTCTTCAATATGGAAGAGAAGTTGCTACAAACTCATATACCAAAGTTTACAGATTTCCTTTCAATTAACTTTTTGCTGAACTTTTCAATAGGCAGCATTAGGCCACAATAGGCAGTactgaggtgggggagggatcCAACCGTTACTCAAAGAaaactttttcctcttctttttttttttgcaaagccttGCCCATTTTTAACTAATAAGACCACACAGGTTGAAGCAAccgatatttttaaaaggttctgaTGGGGTTTCTTTTCAGGTCTTACTCGAAAGGAAGTCTGCAGATGGTAAATATATTGATCATAAATACGTCTAGTGAGCTCAGGCTGTACTTTGTAGAGACGATTATAGCAGCTTGCAAACTTTTGATAGCTGTTGGCAGAGAAAGAAAGCACAGGTTATTATTCAGATACCACTTCCAATTGGGGAGAAAATCTCCACAACACCAGTCCCACCGGCTAGCTTTTCTGgaagctctcccccaccccaaaaccagGTCCCTGTCATTCTTGTGACAGGATTCTGACACAGTGCACGAGACATCACCTCTCCTCTGTTAAAGCCAAGGCTGAGAAATATGATGCCCTCAGGAAGAGGTGGGACGCGCTGCTAAAGAAGAGCCTGCGTACCACTCAAATGTACATATTCTGAACCACCAAGAAATCTCAGTGAAACCCACAAGGAAGGGAACTGGCATATTGCTTTAGGGACCAAAGCCAAGAGAGGTTAATATCCTTCCCCCCAAAATTTCATGTTACCTTCATCTAACTCTAATCCAGCTTTTCTTAGAATCTATTCTGCACATAGATTGAACAGTTagggagataaaatgcatccttgCCTGACCCCTTTGCAAActgaaaaccattctgtttctctataTTTTGTCCTAATTGTAGCCTTTTGTCTAGAGTACAGGCTATGCATCAAAGCAATCAGATGCTATGGCATACCCATTTTCTTTAAAACTAGCCataacttttcatgatccacacaagCTGATTTGTAACTGAAactctctcatatgtatagttcCTCATTgcattgttcccatcttttctttattttgccctGCTCAGTTAACGTCTTTCCATGATGATTTTTCAGCATGCCTAGCTGTGCTTTAAACTTTcccttgatttcttggatcttgtggaacagatcttgTGTCCTTCCTTTTCGGTTGTTCTCTTTTATTTCTGGTTATTGTAATAGTTTTCTTTGTGTCTACATGTGAATCACTGGAATACTGCATTTAgatttttcattctgtttctgttgcCTATTACTTGCTTCTCGTCtatttttagcaattttaagagtttcctcagtcatccatgGGGCCTTTTCGTTTCTTTTGGCTACGCTACAGGAATAGTTtttgcacattcttccttgataatatctctggtttctACCCATAATTCGTCTAGTTCACATTCACGAgcttagtaatgcaaatctgttctttaaatTCTTCAGAAATGTTGATTAAATTGTGTTTTGGAACTATgaatattttggtgtttttctccAGCTTTATTCTCCTTTTCAGTAACAATCCATTATCTGTACACCAGTCTTGTTTTAGCAAAAAGAATACTGCTTCTCCATCTACACTTAACATAACTCTTTTTCTGGACAACACACATGGAAAAATATCCATTGTTCATTTCAACACAATAGTGATCACATATCTACAGTCCATTTACAACCTCATGGGGTCCATGAAGAAATAATTCCAGACTGAATAGTCCATTGTAACAGAATAGGACAGGAGTCTAGCAGGATCTCAAAAGCACTTCCCCTCCAAATAAGTTTTAATGAGTAAGCACTCAGCTTATAATGGAATAAACTTGTTTTTCTTCACTGGGTTCTGACTCAACACTGAGAATAAGTCTCTAAGGCTAAGCTGTCTTGGGCAGGATTCCGGAAAGTCAACAAAAAAATCTCACAAACAGAAGAAATAATAAAGATCCACAAAGGAAACTGGCAACTTCCCAACCAAGCACCAATAAATCAGCGGGCAGCCAATCACTCCAAAGAAACAATAAACTGTATATATGATTTCAAGGTACATATTATTCAATTAGTGCATGCATATATTCGTGCAAATTATACAACTACGCCAATTATACAACATATATTGCTAAACAAATATATTTATGAATAAAGTTGTCTTCAAATTCACCCTGCAAGGTCATTGTGTCTTTTTTTATGAATGACTCAGTAAGCCGTCCATCGGCAATTATTCCGTTTCACAGCAGGTCGTTCATTCATTTAATATGTTGCCAATGGACGGCTTACTGAGTCATTCATAAAAAGAGACACAACGACCTTGCAGGGTGAATTTGAAGACAACTTTAGTCATAAATATATTTGTTTAGCAATATATGTTGTATAATTGGCATAGTTGTATAATTTGCACGAATATATGCATGCACTAACTGAATAATATGTACCTTGCAATCATATATACAGTTTACTGTTTCTTTGGGGGGGATTGGCTGCCTGCTGATTTATTGGTGTTTGGCTGCTGTATATATTTGTTTTTGTGTTAAACTCCCCAACCAAACCAACTCTGATGAGATGTTAACATCTCTTGAGGCGATCTGCCTTTCCTTGGGGGAGGAGGTCTCTCCACAGTTGAGCATGCAGGTACACAAgggatgctttatttccctcatcctgtTAACCCAGGCTGAACTGAAGCTGGAATGTCAGAGAAAAGTAATACAATCACATCCCACTTCCTGCGATTCTCAAATGTCATCGACTATTAAAAGTGCGGCTAAAATCGAAGTTGCCGAGTCTCGCGTGATTTCTCCCTCGAATCTCGCGAGGCTTCCGACTTCGAGCTCCGTTCTGTTCAAAAGTTCGCGCGCAGCGCTTTCAACTCACCGTTGCGCCGCGGCTCTTACCTGCCGACTTCCTCCATCTTTTCCAGCAAAGTGTTAACAACGAGGTTGAAAACTTGCTCTCGGCCGGACTCCTCCTGAGCTGTCCGCGAAGAAAGAGCATCGCCCGCCTCTTTCGCTTCTACGGGCTTCATCTCCTCGCACCCCTCCGCCGCCATTTTGAACCGCCAAAGTTGCATTCAAACTCCTCAGAGCTCTGCCCGCTGGCTTTTTAACCGTTTAAATTCGTGCTGCACCCTAATTGGTTGAATCTCCAACGCCGACTTCTCGCATCCGCCCACAACTACGTAGTTATTTTACGGGGGCGGGGAAAGAGATCTTACTTTCATTTCATTGGACACGACGCTCGGGTGTGCGGTCCAATGAAAAGCGACCGATCTGCTCTGTGCATTTGGCTATAGTttccacagtcatttagcatgctggcaagggatgatgggaactgtagttcataacatctggagggccgcgagtttgatacctgtggaTTAGAGCATGTTTCGTTCCAAGCATAAACTTTCGTTCCAAGCATAAACTTTAAACTATTACATCCAGATTTCCATCCCCCAAAGTGGTACGGAAACAAAAGTTAAAAAGCAGTAGATTCAAAAGTTAAACAACGTAAGGGATGTATTAAAAtgtcttaaaaaaagaaaccccaacGGAATAGATCAACA from Sphaerodactylus townsendi isolate TG3544 linkage group LG01, MPM_Stown_v2.3, whole genome shotgun sequence harbors:
- the PMF1 gene encoding polyamine-modulated factor 1 — translated: MQLWRFKMAAEGCEEMKPVEAKEAGDALSSRTAQEESGREQVFNLVVNTLLEKMEEVGSYQKFASCYNRLYKVQPELTRRIYDQYIYHLQTSFRKEISDLKEEGNLEAHFRALDKLVEDAKQRETPAWRPSGIPEQDVRSVIAPYLLKQRKILQNTLKEEEERSAKLAEVVLAGRNKIADLQKEIQRRKEEWQMIAQESREMANTLDEQH